The Veillonellales bacterium genome contains a region encoding:
- the pxpB gene encoding 5-oxoprolinase subunit PxpB encodes MELIQTAAIGPTTDVELLPFSETAVLVEFGKGIHPETYRKVRALAQYLDRHPFPGMREYISAYSSVTVLYDPVQVKQEQERIRDDQPVYQFVASMLQEMIDHLDCSTRKQVRTVQIPVCYGGEFGPDLEYVASSHQLLPEEVIEIHSTGKYLVYMIGFAPGFPFLGGLDERIATPRRSSPRLKIPVGSVGIAGMQTGVYPLETPGGWQLIGRTPLALFRPAENPPSFLRAGDIIRFSPISPAEYTAYKEERTCR; translated from the coding sequence ATGGAATTGATTCAAACGGCAGCCATCGGGCCTACAACGGATGTGGAATTGCTTCCCTTTAGTGAAACGGCGGTTTTAGTTGAATTCGGCAAGGGAATTCATCCGGAAACGTATCGGAAAGTAAGGGCATTAGCGCAATACCTGGACAGGCATCCTTTTCCGGGAATGCGGGAATATATATCGGCCTATTCCAGCGTAACGGTATTATATGATCCGGTTCAGGTGAAGCAGGAGCAGGAGAGAATCCGGGACGACCAACCAGTTTACCAATTTGTAGCCTCTATGTTACAAGAAATGATCGACCATCTGGACTGTTCGACTCGAAAGCAGGTCAGAACAGTCCAGATACCGGTTTGCTACGGCGGTGAATTCGGCCCGGATCTGGAATATGTAGCAAGCTCTCATCAGCTTTTACCGGAAGAAGTGATTGAAATTCATTCCACGGGAAAATATTTGGTGTATATGATTGGGTTTGCTCCAGGATTTCCCTTTTTAGGCGGATTGGATGAAAGAATTGCCACGCCTCGTCGCTCTTCGCCCCGGCTGAAGATTCCGGTAGGATCGGTGGGGATCGCCGGAATGCAGACCGGGGTGTATCCGCTTGAAACGCCGGGAGGATGGCAGTTGATAGGCCGTACGCCCCTCGCTCTTTTCCGACCGGCTGAGAATCCGCCCAGCTTTTTGCGGGCAGGGGATATAATCCGGTTTTCTCCGATTTCTCCGGCTGAATATACAGCCTACAAGGAGGAGAGAACATGCAGATAA
- a CDS encoding 5-oxoprolinase subunit PxpA, producing the protein MYRIDLNCDLGESFGVYKLGMDEEVLKIVTSANIACGFHAGDPSVMRKTVKLALNNHVAIGAHPGFPDLLGFGRRNMAVSPQEAYDMVVYQIGALDAFIKAEGGTMQHVKPHGNLNNMSVNSKELSEAIAEAVYQVNSELILVGQSNSELIRAGKKIGLKIAQEVFADRTYQMDGTLTPRTQTDALITDKEKSIFQVARMIKEGVVQSQQGKDISITADTVCIHGDGIKALEFAAQTRRFLEEAGISVMAMGEK; encoded by the coding sequence ATGTATAGAATTGATCTAAATTGTGATTTGGGAGAAAGCTTTGGCGTTTATAAACTGGGTATGGATGAAGAGGTTTTGAAAATTGTAACCTCTGCTAATATCGCCTGCGGTTTTCATGCCGGCGATCCGAGTGTAATGCGTAAAACAGTCAAACTGGCTTTGAACAATCATGTGGCCATTGGTGCTCACCCGGGGTTTCCCGATTTGCTTGGCTTCGGACGGAGAAATATGGCGGTTTCTCCTCAGGAAGCTTATGATATGGTTGTTTATCAAATTGGTGCCCTTGACGCTTTTATTAAAGCCGAGGGGGGAACTATGCAGCATGTTAAACCCCATGGCAACCTAAATAATATGTCCGTCAACAGTAAAGAACTTTCCGAAGCTATTGCAGAAGCTGTATATCAAGTAAATTCGGAATTAATTCTTGTAGGGCAGTCAAATAGTGAATTAATCCGTGCGGGTAAAAAAATTGGGTTAAAAATCGCACAAGAGGTTTTTGCCGATAGGACATATCAGATGGACGGAACTCTGACGCCGAGAACTCAGACGGACGCCTTAATTACCGACAAAGAAAAATCCATATTTCAGGTAGCCCGCATGATTAAGGAAGGGGTTGTTCAATCCCAGCAGGGAAAGGATATTTCGATTACAGCGGATACGGTTTGTATTCACGGTGACGGAATCAAGGCGTTGGAATTTGCCGCCCAGACAAGGAGGTTCTTGGAGGAAGCTGGCATTTCTGTAATGGCCATGGGAGAGAAATAA
- the accB gene encoding acetyl-CoA carboxylase biotin carboxyl carrier protein: MFTLAEIKEIIQLVDQASLQYFELEQSGSRIILDKGQRTEQAQTGEKSAAASPVSAAKESVIKEEPDKATIFQITAPMAGTFYTAAEPGAEAFVKAGQEVAEGTVVCIVESMKLFTEVEAEVKGKIVEILVENEATVGYGQPLFTVKRI; the protein is encoded by the coding sequence TTGTTTACATTGGCTGAAATAAAAGAAATTATTCAATTGGTTGACCAGGCTTCGCTTCAGTATTTTGAGCTGGAGCAATCGGGTTCGAGGATTATTCTTGATAAAGGGCAGAGGACAGAGCAGGCACAAACCGGGGAGAAAAGCGCAGCAGCTTCACCGGTTTCGGCTGCGAAGGAATCGGTTATCAAGGAAGAGCCGGATAAAGCAACTATTTTTCAGATCACCGCACCGATGGCCGGGACTTTTTATACCGCAGCCGAGCCGGGAGCGGAAGCTTTTGTAAAAGCAGGTCAAGAAGTTGCGGAGGGGACTGTTGTCTGCATTGTAGAATCGATGAAGCTGTTTACAGAAGTGGAGGCTGAGGTCAAAGGGAAAATTGTTGAAATCCTAGTAGAAAATGAAGCGACGGTCGGTTATGGGCAGCCTCTGTTTACCGTCAAGCGGATTTAA
- the accC gene encoding acetyl-CoA carboxylase biotin carboxylase subunit: MLKKILIANRGEIAVRIIRTCREMGISTVAVYSEPDRQGLHVKMADEAYCIGPAPAKNSYLNISSILSIAMGSGCDAIHPGYGFLAENAGFARACADCGMTFVGPAPEAIERMGAKAAARATMKQAGVPTVPGSDGVLGKAEDALPVAERIGYPVIIKATAGGGGKGMRVANSREELIKAVRQASKEAETAFGDSAVYIEKYLQAPRHVEIQIMADKQGNVVYLAERDCSIQRRHQKLIEEAPSPALNPKLRSKMGEAAVLAAKSVQYHGAGTVEFLLDPAGNFYFMEMNTRIQVEHPVTELITGIDLIREQIAVADGHSLSFGQQDVKINGWALECRINAENPAKNFMPSPGVITAYVPPGGFGVRIDSAAYSGYEISPFYDSMIAKLIVKGKDRQDAICRMKRALGEFVIQGIATTIPFHRSLLEQEQFVRGIYNTGFMENEFPFQSPA; encoded by the coding sequence ATGCTTAAAAAAATTTTAATTGCCAATCGTGGTGAAATTGCCGTTAGAATCATCCGCACCTGCCGTGAAATGGGAATCAGTACCGTTGCGGTATATTCCGAGCCGGACCGTCAGGGACTGCATGTAAAAATGGCGGATGAAGCATATTGCATCGGCCCCGCTCCGGCAAAAAACAGCTACTTAAATATTAGCAGTATTCTTAGTATCGCAATGGGAAGCGGCTGTGACGCTATACACCCCGGTTATGGATTTCTGGCCGAGAATGCGGGTTTTGCCAGGGCCTGCGCCGATTGCGGCATGACCTTTGTCGGGCCTGCGCCGGAGGCGATCGAGCGAATGGGGGCGAAAGCTGCAGCTCGTGCAACAATGAAGCAGGCCGGTGTTCCTACAGTTCCGGGAAGCGACGGGGTCCTTGGCAAGGCGGAAGATGCTTTGCCGGTGGCAGAGAGAATCGGTTATCCCGTAATTATTAAAGCAACTGCCGGCGGCGGCGGTAAGGGGATGAGGGTGGCTAATAGCCGGGAAGAATTGATTAAGGCGGTTCGTCAGGCCAGTAAAGAGGCGGAAACCGCCTTTGGCGATTCCGCCGTGTATATTGAAAAATATCTGCAGGCGCCCCGGCATGTGGAAATTCAGATTATGGCTGACAAACAAGGGAATGTGGTATATCTTGCGGAGCGGGATTGTTCGATTCAGCGCCGTCATCAAAAATTAATCGAAGAAGCGCCGTCACCTGCTTTAAATCCCAAACTGCGAAGCAAGATGGGTGAAGCGGCGGTTTTGGCAGCTAAGTCCGTACAGTATCATGGTGCCGGGACCGTGGAGTTTTTATTGGACCCGGCAGGTAACTTTTACTTCATGGAAATGAATACCCGGATACAGGTAGAACATCCGGTAACTGAATTGATTACTGGAATCGACTTAATTAGGGAGCAGATTGCAGTAGCGGATGGTCATTCTCTTTCCTTTGGCCAGCAGGATGTAAAAATTAACGGCTGGGCGCTGGAATGCAGGATTAATGCGGAAAATCCTGCTAAGAATTTTATGCCTTCGCCAGGAGTGATTACTGCTTATGTGCCCCCGGGAGGTTTTGGCGTGAGAATTGATAGTGCCGCTTACTCCGGTTATGAAATTTCCCCATTTTATGACTCTATGATCGCAAAGTTAATCGTGAAGGGAAAAGACAGACAGGACGCAATCTGCCGGATGAAACGGGCGCTCGGCGAATTTGTCATTCAGGGAATTGCCACAACCATTCCGTTTCACCGGAGTTTGCTGGAGCAGGAGCAATTTGTCCGGGGAATTTATAATACAGGATTTATGGAAAATGAATTTCCGTTTCAATCTCCGGCATAG
- a CDS encoding PLP-dependent aminotransferase family protein yields MTSKYARRVKNAKPSAIREIIKLTQKPEVISFAGGLPAPELFPIQEMQAVCDRVLKENGRQALQYGTTEGYIPLRQYIVDKMKKLSIDCGIDNIGIISGSQQGLDLTGKVFLDEGDVVLCESPTYPSAVNSLQPYSPRFIEVSMDDQGMDMQELKLLLEENPRTKLIYTIPDFQNPSGRTMSLERRKQLIELANQFNVIIVEDSPYIDLRFRGDFLPPLKAFDTEGRVVYQGSFSKILVPGLRVGWLCASREILRKYTIFKQGVDLHTSTFAQMQIANFVETFDLPGHIHKVIEVYKKRCDVMCNSIKREFPAGITYRRPDGGLFMWLELPESMNAAEILQSCLANDVAFVPGHAFFPRGGHYNTLRLNFATMPEEKIMEGISRMGKVLKAV; encoded by the coding sequence ATGACCAGTAAATATGCACGACGGGTTAAGAATGCGAAACCATCGGCCATTCGGGAAATTATTAAGTTAACCCAGAAGCCGGAGGTTATTTCTTTTGCCGGGGGATTGCCGGCACCTGAGCTTTTTCCTATACAGGAAATGCAAGCAGTTTGCGATAGGGTGCTTAAAGAAAACGGTAGGCAGGCGCTGCAATATGGGACAACCGAAGGGTATATTCCCCTTAGACAATATATTGTCGATAAAATGAAAAAGCTTTCGATAGACTGCGGCATCGACAATATTGGGATTATTTCCGGTTCCCAGCAGGGATTGGATCTGACCGGCAAAGTATTTCTTGACGAAGGAGATGTAGTTCTTTGCGAAAGTCCAACGTATCCGTCGGCGGTTAACTCACTTCAGCCTTACTCCCCACGGTTTATAGAGGTAAGTATGGATGATCAGGGGATGGATATGCAGGAGCTTAAGCTGCTGCTGGAGGAGAATCCCCGAACGAAATTAATTTATACAATTCCCGATTTTCAAAATCCCAGCGGCAGGACGATGAGTTTGGAACGGCGAAAACAATTAATAGAATTGGCGAATCAGTTTAACGTAATTATTGTTGAGGACAGTCCCTATATTGATCTGCGTTTTCGCGGAGATTTTTTGCCGCCGCTAAAAGCTTTTGATACGGAGGGCCGTGTGGTGTACCAAGGGTCTTTTTCCAAAATCCTTGTTCCGGGGCTGCGGGTGGGCTGGCTTTGCGCTTCCCGAGAAATTTTAAGGAAATATACGATCTTTAAGCAAGGGGTGGATTTGCATACCAGTACCTTTGCCCAAATGCAAATCGCTAATTTTGTAGAGACATTTGATTTACCGGGTCATATCCATAAAGTGATCGAAGTTTATAAAAAACGCTGTGACGTGATGTGTAATAGTATAAAGCGGGAGTTCCCTGCGGGAATCACATACCGCCGGCCTGACGGCGGCCTTTTTATGTGGCTGGAACTGCCGGAAAGCATGAATGCGGCAGAAATTCTGCAAAGCTGTCTGGCAAACGATGTTGCATTTGTACCGGGGCATGCCTTTTTCCCTCGCGGCGGGCATTACAATACCTTGCGGTTAAACTTTGCAACGATGCCGGAAGAAAAAATAATGGAAGGAATTTCCCGGATGGGGAAGGTCCTGAAAGCGGTGTAG
- a CDS encoding putative hydro-lyase, translating to MGKVAFSTPARIRAAIRRGEWVHPTAGLAPGFAQANMAILPKELAFEFLLFCQRNPKPCPILDVTDLGSPVPKRIAPDADIRTDLPKYRIYRYGELSEEVTDIVEYWRDDMVAFLIGCSFTFEHSLLRNSIPIRHIEESCNAAMYKTNIPCVPAGRFQGPLVVSMRPVPEKDVVRAVQVTSRFPSVHGAPVHVGNPSGIGIKDLSQPDFGDRVTVKDGEVPIFWACGVTPQAVAMEVKPDIMITHAPGYMFITDVKDEHYSIL from the coding sequence ATGGGAAAAGTAGCTTTTTCGACTCCTGCCCGGATTCGGGCTGCTATTAGGCGTGGGGAATGGGTTCACCCTACAGCAGGTCTGGCTCCCGGTTTTGCTCAGGCCAACATGGCGATTTTACCGAAGGAACTGGCTTTTGAATTTTTGCTGTTCTGTCAGCGAAATCCAAAGCCCTGTCCGATTCTTGACGTAACGGACCTCGGTTCGCCGGTGCCGAAAAGGATTGCGCCAGATGCGGATATCCGCACGGATTTGCCGAAATATCGGATTTACCGCTATGGCGAGCTGTCAGAAGAAGTAACCGATATCGTAGAGTACTGGCGGGATGATATGGTAGCGTTTCTCATCGGCTGCAGCTTTACCTTTGAACATTCGTTATTAAGAAATAGTATTCCCATCCGTCATATTGAAGAAAGTTGTAATGCGGCGATGTATAAGACCAATATTCCTTGCGTTCCTGCCGGAAGATTTCAGGGACCACTGGTTGTGAGTATGCGGCCGGTACCGGAAAAGGATGTTGTCCGGGCTGTTCAGGTTACTTCCCGTTTTCCTTCCGTGCACGGCGCCCCGGTTCATGTCGGCAATCCTTCCGGTATCGGAATTAAAGATTTGAGCCAGCCGGATTTTGGCGACCGGGTTACAGTGAAAGACGGAGAAGTTCCTATTTTCTGGGCCTGCGGCGTTACGCCCCAGGCCGTCGCGATGGAAGTGAAGCCGGACATTATGATTACTCATGCTCCCGGTTATATGTTTATTACCGATGTAAAAGATGAGCACTACAGTATTTTATAG
- a CDS encoding MFS transporter, producing the protein MSHVALSMESLVGRMERLPFSGVHKKVFGLSAAGYLFDAYDMALLSFIMPALSKDLNLSSIQIGLVFSVSFFGMLVGALLGGTVSDYLGRLKVFKYTLLIFALGTAATGFVNSYEALLALRFITGFGLGGEQPVVFTYVSEMVPNQYRGRLNGLTEAMWGFGMLVAAGISFLLVPVYGWRSAFFAGILPACMIWFFRLGIPESPRWYMINGRHQEAEEQLICIEKEVEAELKHPLPAPKPVEPIYVQEGNKYSILFRSIYGKRTIMLWLMWFCSLFGYWGLNTWLPTLLKQAGYSMYASIGYVFIMNLVWVPSGILGSFLSDKIGRKKPIVFYLTCAGITTLVYGWALANKLPLGVMLSCGIAAVLFMAGAFAIIYAYTPENYPTEVRGTGTGTANSWGRIGGILAPTVVGVLYPMIGLYLTLAVVAAAFVLAGIAVAALGMETKGKNLEALSDGAKAMEKKAG; encoded by the coding sequence TTGAGTCATGTAGCATTATCCATGGAAAGTTTAGTAGGGCGCATGGAAAGGTTGCCTTTTTCGGGGGTTCACAAGAAAGTATTCGGTCTGTCGGCTGCAGGGTATTTATTTGACGCTTATGATATGGCACTGCTCAGTTTTATTATGCCGGCGTTGTCCAAAGATTTAAATTTGTCTTCAATTCAAATCGGTCTTGTATTTAGCGTTTCTTTTTTTGGCATGCTGGTAGGGGCATTATTGGGAGGAACGGTTTCCGATTATTTGGGGCGGTTGAAGGTTTTTAAATATACGTTGCTGATATTCGCGCTGGGGACTGCGGCTACCGGTTTTGTCAACAGTTATGAAGCGCTGCTGGCACTGCGGTTCATTACCGGATTTGGGCTGGGAGGCGAACAGCCGGTGGTATTTACTTATGTGAGTGAAATGGTGCCGAATCAATACCGGGGCCGTCTTAACGGACTTACGGAGGCGATGTGGGGCTTCGGTATGCTGGTGGCAGCCGGAATATCGTTCTTATTGGTTCCAGTTTACGGCTGGCGCAGTGCTTTTTTTGCCGGCATACTTCCTGCCTGTATGATTTGGTTTTTTCGTCTGGGCATTCCCGAGTCTCCCCGCTGGTATATGATTAACGGCCGGCATCAGGAAGCGGAAGAACAACTGATTTGTATTGAAAAAGAAGTAGAAGCTGAGTTAAAGCATCCTTTGCCGGCACCAAAACCGGTAGAACCGATTTATGTTCAGGAAGGCAATAAATATTCCATTCTGTTCCGTTCCATATACGGAAAACGTACGATTATGCTGTGGCTGATGTGGTTCTGCTCGTTGTTTGGCTATTGGGGACTCAACACCTGGCTGCCTACTCTCTTAAAACAGGCCGGATATTCCATGTATGCTTCCATCGGGTATGTATTTATTATGAATCTCGTCTGGGTGCCAAGCGGTATTCTTGGGTCCTTCCTTTCCGATAAAATCGGCCGCAAAAAACCTATTGTCTTTTATCTTACCTGTGCGGGAATTACCACCCTGGTTTATGGCTGGGCTCTTGCCAACAAGCTTCCCCTTGGCGTAATGCTGAGCTGCGGAATTGCAGCGGTATTATTTATGGCGGGTGCTTTTGCTATTATTTATGCGTATACGCCGGAAAATTATCCCACAGAGGTTAGGGGAACAGGCACGGGTACGGCGAATTCCTGGGGAAGGATCGGTGGCATTTTAGCTCCTACCGTTGTTGGCGTGCTGTATCCGATGATTGGCTTATATCTGACGCTCGCTGTAGTGGCAGCTGCGTTTGTGTTAGCGGGCATTGCCGTAGCGGCCTTGGGTATGGAAACGAAAGGAAAAAATCTGGAGGCTTTGTCCGACGGGGCGAAAGCTATGGAAAAGAAAGCCGGTTAA
- the cas2 gene encoding CRISPR-associated endonuclease Cas2, whose translation MFVILVYDVNQKRVGKVLKKCRQYLTWVQNSVLEGEISDANYTKLKMELARIIDREEDSVITYNLRTTKYSTREIMGVERGQTGNMI comes from the coding sequence ATGTTTGTTATTTTGGTCTATGATGTGAATCAAAAACGCGTGGGAAAAGTCCTCAAAAAATGCCGGCAATATCTTACGTGGGTGCAAAATTCCGTTCTTGAAGGAGAAATATCCGATGCAAATTATACAAAACTGAAGATGGAACTGGCAAGAATCATTGATCGCGAGGAAGATTCCGTGATAACATATAACTTAAGGACAACAAAATATTCAACCCGTGAGATTATGGGAGTGGAGCGTGGGCAGACAGGAAATATGATTTGA
- the cas1b gene encoding type I-B CRISPR-associated endonuclease Cas1b has product MKKTLYFFSSGELLRKDNTLCFEGENGRRYVPVEDVSDIMVFSEVNINKKLLEFLSQKEIILHYFNYYGYYMGTFYPREHLNSGYVILKQAEHYLDEHKRLDIARRFVDGAAQNIGKVLKYYHSRGKNVAEELVGIETLQQSIGASTAISELMAFEGNIREKYYKSFDAILGNEDFCFEERTRRPPKNNLNTLISFGNSLMYTLCLSEIYKTHLDPRIGYLHATNFRRFSLNLDVAEIFKPIMIDRIIFTLIGRKMLGKKDFEHGTEGIMMKEKAKKIFIQELDSKLNATIKHRDIGRPVSYRRLIRLELYKLEKHVMGESLYEPFVAQW; this is encoded by the coding sequence TTGAAAAAGACGTTATATTTTTTTTCTAGCGGGGAACTGCTTCGCAAGGACAATACGCTTTGCTTTGAAGGCGAAAATGGCCGCCGGTATGTGCCGGTAGAGGATGTCAGTGATATTATGGTATTTAGTGAAGTAAATATCAATAAAAAGTTACTGGAGTTTTTGTCACAAAAGGAGATTATTCTTCATTATTTTAACTATTACGGCTATTACATGGGAACCTTTTATCCCCGCGAGCACTTGAATTCTGGGTACGTCATATTAAAACAAGCGGAACATTATTTGGATGAGCATAAACGGCTTGATATTGCCCGAAGGTTTGTTGACGGGGCGGCGCAAAATATAGGTAAAGTATTAAAATATTATCATAGCCGGGGTAAGAATGTAGCCGAGGAGCTGGTCGGTATCGAAACATTGCAGCAATCGATCGGCGCCAGCACGGCGATATCGGAATTAATGGCCTTCGAGGGGAATATTCGGGAAAAATACTATAAATCGTTTGACGCCATTCTTGGCAACGAAGATTTTTGTTTTGAAGAACGCACCCGCCGACCGCCGAAAAACAACTTAAACACCCTAATCAGCTTCGGTAATTCACTGATGTACACGCTTTGCCTGAGTGAAATCTATAAAACCCATCTGGATCCGCGCATTGGCTATTTGCATGCCACCAATTTTCGCCGGTTCAGTTTGAATCTTGATGTAGCGGAGATTTTTAAGCCGATTATGATCGACAGAATTATTTTTACCCTCATTGGCCGTAAAATGCTTGGTAAGAAAGATTTCGAGCATGGCACTGAAGGAATTATGATGAAGGAAAAAGCCAAAAAGATCTTTATACAGGAACTGGATTCGAAATTGAATGCTACCATCAAACACCGGGATATTGGCCGACCGGTGTCATACCGGCGGCTTATTCGCTTGGAGCTTTACAAGCTGGAAAAGCATGTAATGGGTGAAAGCTTATATGAACCTTTCGTTGCCCAATGGTAA
- a CDS encoding IclR family transcriptional regulator, with protein sequence MATEHIQSLERALTILESFTYDNSELSIREISLKVGLPAPTVCRFLHTFVKTGYLVQNPQNKKYRVGHKVLHFAAAAYKEINLRRIAADVTRKVRDAIGETAYLDIVENNERVCLFSIPGRQVLSLTVPEGQRSPLYAGADSRMLLGSFAEEASTRYIDSTQLKKFASNTILSKQDLCEVVQQSWEANLSMSVNEFRQGSACVSVPIRDYTQGIIAVLSVAFSAQKAVSNTLVRYTEVIQEAAQAVSESLGYQRKPGSKEQNYVKNCEHMEELLKKVYQKKDFTADTAPYFNRN encoded by the coding sequence GTGGCTACTGAGCATATTCAATCATTGGAGAGAGCTTTAACTATTCTGGAATCTTTTACTTATGACAACAGTGAACTGAGTATTCGTGAAATCAGTTTGAAGGTAGGATTGCCAGCTCCCACAGTTTGCCGTTTTTTGCATACCTTTGTTAAAACAGGCTACTTAGTCCAAAATCCCCAGAATAAAAAATACCGGGTAGGACATAAAGTGCTGCATTTTGCCGCTGCCGCTTATAAGGAAATCAATCTTAGGCGGATTGCCGCCGATGTCACACGAAAAGTCCGGGATGCTATCGGGGAAACGGCTTATCTCGATATTGTGGAAAATAACGAACGAGTATGCTTGTTTTCTATTCCCGGCAGGCAGGTGTTGAGCTTGACTGTACCGGAAGGACAGCGGTCACCTCTTTATGCCGGTGCCGATTCCCGAATGCTTTTGGGGTCCTTTGCCGAAGAAGCCAGCACCCGCTATATTGATAGCACTCAACTTAAAAAATTTGCCAGCAATACAATATTATCTAAGCAAGATCTCTGTGAAGTCGTGCAGCAATCTTGGGAAGCAAATTTATCGATGAGTGTAAACGAATTTCGGCAGGGAAGTGCTTGTGTTTCCGTTCCTATCAGGGATTATACCCAGGGCATTATTGCCGTCCTTTCGGTGGCCTTTTCGGCGCAAAAAGCAGTTTCCAATACGTTAGTTCGCTATACCGAAGTTATACAGGAGGCGGCACAAGCTGTATCGGAAAGCCTTGGATATCAGAGAAAGCCCGGAAGCAAAGAACAAAACTATGTAAAAAATTGCGAACATATGGAAGAGTTATTAAAAAAGGTGTATCAAAAAAAGGATTTTACGGCAGATACGGCACCGTATTTTAACAGGAATTGA
- a CDS encoding biotin-dependent carboxyltransferase family protein translates to MQISVLRPGLLTTLQDLGRYGFQKYGIIVSGGMDLYSLRIANVLVGNDEAEAALEITLMGPSLMLEKGTLFAITGGDLSPKIDGIPVPTWRPVFLRQDSELQFGPCTAGCRSYLAVAGGYGFSPVMGSKSTYLRAAIGGFHGRGLEKGDILPLGNPGKKSRLLICQLENKMTKQPFSTTPWQAKASYITKQDRIRQVRVTRGRHFDYFTEESQSRFFQEAFEITKNSDRMGYRLSGPTMKLKAPLEMVSEGIVLGTVQVPPDGNPIALVADRHSVGGYPKIAQVIMADIPVLAQIKPGEKIQLREVSLEEAENIYLENEKMIQTIKTAIHLQIRG, encoded by the coding sequence ATGCAGATAAGCGTCCTCCGTCCGGGACTCCTGACAACCTTACAGGACTTGGGAAGATACGGATTTCAAAAATACGGAATTATTGTAAGCGGCGGCATGGATTTGTACTCCTTACGGATTGCCAATGTACTGGTTGGCAATGATGAAGCAGAGGCGGCATTGGAGATTACCCTGATGGGACCTTCCCTTATGCTGGAAAAAGGTACTCTTTTCGCTATCACGGGCGGGGATTTGTCGCCCAAAATTGATGGAATTCCCGTACCTACGTGGCGGCCTGTTTTTTTGCGGCAAGACAGTGAATTGCAATTCGGACCTTGTACAGCCGGATGCCGAAGTTATCTGGCTGTGGCAGGCGGGTATGGTTTTTCTCCGGTAATGGGGAGCAAAAGTACCTATCTGCGGGCGGCTATTGGAGGATTCCATGGCCGGGGACTGGAGAAAGGAGATATTTTGCCTTTAGGAAATCCGGGGAAAAAATCTCGTTTGTTGATTTGCCAATTGGAAAATAAAATGACGAAGCAGCCGTTCAGTACAACACCCTGGCAGGCAAAAGCGTCTTATATTACAAAACAGGATCGGATTCGGCAGGTACGGGTTACCCGGGGCAGGCACTTTGATTATTTTACAGAAGAAAGTCAATCCCGTTTCTTCCAAGAAGCATTTGAAATTACAAAAAACTCGGACAGAATGGGGTATCGCCTGTCAGGGCCGACTATGAAGCTGAAAGCTCCGCTGGAAATGGTTTCCGAAGGGATCGTACTAGGAACGGTTCAGGTACCGCCGGACGGAAATCCTATTGCTTTGGTGGCCGACAGGCATTCCGTAGGCGGCTACCCGAAGATCGCTCAGGTGATTATGGCGGATATTCCTGTTCTCGCCCAAATAAAGCCGGGTGAAAAAATTCAGCTGAGAGAAGTTTCTTTAGAAGAAGCAGAAAATATTTATTTAGAAAACGAGAAAATGATTCAAACGATAAAAACGGCAATCCATCTTCAAATAAGGGGTTGA